One region of Streptomyces leeuwenhoekii genomic DNA includes:
- the prcA gene encoding proteasome subunit alpha, which produces MSTPFYVSPQQAMADRAEYARKGIARGRSLVVLQYTDGIVFVGENPSRALHKFSEIYDRIGFAAAGKYNEYENLRIGGVRYADLRGYTYDRDDVTARGLANVYAQTLGTIFSSSGEKPYEVELVVAEVGETPEQDQMYRLPHDGSIVDEHGSVAVGGNAEQISSYLDQRHRDGMSLAEALQLAVQALSRDTNGSQREIPAERLEVAVLDRTRPQKRKFKRITGGQLSRLLERGAAGAAESGAAGDETGSDEE; this is translated from the coding sequence GTGTCGACGCCGTTCTATGTCTCACCCCAGCAGGCCATGGCCGACCGGGCGGAATACGCCCGCAAGGGCATCGCCCGCGGCCGCAGCCTGGTCGTGCTGCAGTACACCGACGGCATCGTGTTCGTCGGTGAGAACCCGTCCCGCGCGCTGCACAAGTTCAGCGAGATCTACGACCGGATCGGTTTCGCGGCCGCCGGGAAGTACAACGAGTACGAGAATCTTCGTATCGGCGGGGTGCGCTACGCCGACCTGCGCGGTTACACCTACGACCGTGACGACGTGACGGCGCGCGGGCTCGCCAACGTCTACGCGCAGACGCTCGGCACGATCTTCTCCAGCTCGGGCGAGAAGCCGTACGAGGTGGAGCTGGTCGTCGCCGAGGTGGGGGAGACCCCGGAGCAGGACCAGATGTACCGGCTGCCGCACGACGGCTCGATCGTCGACGAGCACGGCTCGGTGGCGGTCGGCGGCAACGCCGAGCAGATCAGCAGCTACCTCGATCAGCGGCACCGGGACGGGATGTCGCTGGCGGAGGCGTTGCAGCTGGCCGTGCAGGCACTGTCGCGGGACACCAACGGCAGCCAGCGGGAGATCCCGGCCGAGCGGCTGGAGGTCGCGGTGCTGGACCGGACGCGGCCGCAGAAGCGGAAGTTCAAGCGGATCACCGGGGGCCAGTTGTCGCGGCTGCTGGAGCGGGGTGCGGCGGGCGCCGCGGAGTCCGGTGCGGCGGGTGACGAGACGGGCTCGGACGAGGAGTAG
- the prcB gene encoding proteasome subunit beta — MEANTRSTGRLPAAFLTPGSSSFMDFLAEHQPELLPGNRQLPPVQGVVEAPHGTTIVAVTFPGGVVLAGDRRATMGNVIAQRDIEKVFPADEYSAVGIAGTAGLAVEMVKLFQLELEHFEKVEGTQLSLEGKANRLSTMIRSNLGMAMQGLAVVPLFAGYDVDRGKGRIFSYDVTGGRSEEQSYAATGSGSVFARGAMKKLFRDDLTEAEATTLVVQALYDAADDDSATGGPDVARRIYPIVTVITEDGFRRLTDDEGAEIARSILERRLEHPDGPRAALL, encoded by the coding sequence GTGGAAGCCAACACTCGTAGCACCGGGCGTCTACCTGCTGCCTTCCTGACGCCGGGGTCCTCCTCGTTCATGGACTTCCTCGCCGAGCACCAGCCGGAGCTGCTGCCGGGCAACCGGCAGCTTCCGCCGGTGCAGGGAGTCGTCGAGGCGCCGCACGGCACGACGATCGTGGCCGTGACCTTCCCCGGCGGCGTGGTTCTCGCCGGTGACCGGCGCGCCACCATGGGCAATGTCATCGCGCAGCGGGACATCGAGAAGGTCTTCCCTGCGGACGAGTACTCGGCGGTGGGCATCGCCGGCACGGCGGGTCTGGCCGTGGAGATGGTGAAGCTGTTCCAGCTCGAGCTGGAACACTTCGAGAAGGTCGAGGGCACTCAGCTTTCGCTGGAGGGCAAGGCGAACCGCCTGTCGACGATGATCCGCTCCAACCTCGGCATGGCCATGCAGGGGCTGGCCGTGGTGCCGCTGTTCGCCGGGTACGACGTGGACCGCGGCAAGGGGCGCATCTTCTCGTACGACGTCACGGGCGGACGGTCGGAGGAACAGAGCTACGCGGCGACGGGCTCCGGTTCGGTCTTCGCGCGCGGCGCCATGAAGAAGCTGTTCCGCGACGATCTGACCGAGGCCGAGGCCACCACGCTGGTGGTCCAGGCCCTGTACGACGCCGCCGACGACGACTCGGCGACCGGTGGTCCCGATGTCGCGCGCCGGATCTACCCGATCGTCACCGTGATCACCGAGGACGGCTTCCGCCGGCTCACCGACGACGAGGGGGCCGAGATCGCCCGGTCGATCCTGGAACGGCGGCTGGAGCATCCGGACGGACCGCGGGCGGCGCTGCTGTAG
- the dop gene encoding depupylase/deamidase Dop — MTVRRVMGIETEYGISVPGHPNANAMLTSSQIVNAYAAAMHRARRARWDFEEENPLRDARGFDLAREVADASQLTDEDIGLANVILTNGARLYVDHAHPEYSAPEVTNPRDAVLWDKAGERIMAEAAERAAQLPGAQQIHLYKNNTDNKGASYGTHENYLMKRETPFSDIVRHLTPFFVSRQVFAGAGRVGIGQDGHEHGFQLSQRADYFEVEVGLETTLKRPIINTRDEPHADAEKYRRLHVIIGDANLSEISTYLKLGTTSLVLSMIEDGFIAVDLAVDQPVRTLHQVSHDPSLRHLVTLRSGRTLTAVQLQMEYYELARKYVEERFGADADDQTMDVLSRWEDTLTRLENDPMSLAGELDWVAKRELMEGYRRRDGMDWDAARLHLVDLQYADVRPEKGLYNRLVARGRMKRLLDEAEVERARTKPPEDTRAYFRGRCLEQYADDVAAASWDSVIFDLPGRDSLQRVPTLEPLRGTRNHVKELLDRCRTAEDLVRVLSGG; from the coding sequence ATGACTGTACGGCGAGTAATGGGCATCGAGACGGAGTACGGGATCTCCGTCCCCGGCCACCCGAACGCCAATGCCATGCTCACCTCGTCCCAGATCGTCAACGCCTACGCGGCGGCGATGCACCGGGCCCGCCGGGCCCGCTGGGACTTCGAGGAGGAGAACCCGCTGCGGGACGCGCGAGGCTTCGACCTCGCCCGCGAGGTCGCCGACGCCAGCCAGCTCACCGACGAGGACATCGGCCTGGCCAATGTGATCCTCACCAACGGAGCCCGGCTGTACGTCGACCACGCGCACCCCGAGTACAGCGCGCCCGAGGTCACCAATCCGAGGGACGCCGTGCTGTGGGACAAGGCCGGCGAACGGATCATGGCCGAGGCCGCGGAACGAGCCGCCCAGCTCCCCGGCGCCCAGCAGATCCACCTGTACAAGAACAACACCGACAACAAGGGCGCGTCCTACGGCACGCACGAGAACTACCTGATGAAGCGGGAGACCCCCTTTTCGGACATCGTGCGCCACCTGACGCCGTTCTTCGTCTCCCGCCAGGTCTTCGCCGGCGCCGGCCGCGTCGGCATCGGGCAGGACGGGCACGAGCACGGGTTCCAGCTCAGCCAGCGGGCGGACTACTTCGAGGTCGAGGTGGGCCTGGAGACGACCCTCAAGCGCCCCATCATCAACACCCGCGACGAACCGCACGCCGACGCCGAGAAGTACCGCCGGCTGCACGTGATCATCGGTGACGCGAACCTGTCGGAGATCTCGACCTATCTCAAGCTGGGCACGACCTCGCTGGTGCTGTCGATGATCGAGGACGGTTTCATCGCCGTCGACCTCGCCGTGGACCAGCCCGTGCGCACCCTCCACCAGGTCTCGCACGATCCCTCGCTGCGGCACCTGGTCACGCTGCGCAGCGGCCGCACACTCACCGCGGTGCAGCTCCAGATGGAGTACTACGAGCTGGCGCGCAAATACGTGGAGGAACGGTTCGGAGCGGACGCCGACGACCAGACCATGGACGTGCTGAGCCGCTGGGAGGACACCCTCACCCGCCTGGAGAACGACCCGATGAGCCTGGCCGGCGAGCTGGACTGGGTCGCCAAGCGGGAGCTCATGGAGGGCTACCGGCGCCGGGACGGCATGGACTGGGACGCGGCACGGCTGCACCTGGTCGACCTCCAGTACGCCGATGTGCGCCCCGAGAAGGGCCTGTACAACCGTCTGGTGGCCCGGGGCCGCATGAAGCGGCTGCTGGACGAGGCCGAGGTCGAGCGGGCCCGTACGAAGCCGCCGGAGGACACCCGCGCGTACTTCCGCGGGCGCTGCCTGGAGCAGTACGCCGACGACGTGGCCGCGGCCTCCTGGGACTCGGTGATCTTCGATCTGCCGGGCCGGGACTCGCTCCAGCGGGTGCCCACCCTGGAGCCGCTTCGCGGAACGCGTAATCACGTCAAGGAGCTGCTGGACCGCTGCCGCACGGCCGAGGACCTGGTCAGGGTGCTCTCCGGCGGCTGA
- a CDS encoding ubiquitin-like protein Pup — protein sequence MATKDTGGGQQKATRSTEEVEEQAQDAQAAEDLKERHEKLSDDVDSVLDEIDDVLEENAEDFVRSFVQKGGQ from the coding sequence ATGGCGACCAAGGACACCGGCGGCGGGCAGCAGAAGGCCACCCGGTCCACCGAGGAGGTCGAGGAGCAGGCGCAGGACGCGCAGGCTGCGGAGGACCTCAAGGAACGCCACGAGAAGCTCAGCGACGACGTCGACTCCGTACTGGACGAGATCGACGACGTGCTCGAGGAGAACGCCGAGGACTTCGTGCGGTCCTTCGTCCAGAAGGGCGGCCAGTAG
- a CDS encoding LacI family DNA-binding transcriptional regulator, whose amino-acid sequence MSAVHQSRRKSRPTVARGSTRPTSRDVAQAAGVSQAAVSLVLGDKWRGRVSETTAQRVREAAHALGYRPNLAARNLRLGRTRTVLLVVPALTTEFFAGVYTGATRVAAEHGFGVVLYPSPEGIGPARDPFASAQAALDGVIASSMAADALTAIRGDQLPLVMLDSDPDGSLGAATVNLDIADGVRQVADHLLAQGHRRFLHLAADVASWTFEVRARELAARLAGTELGTVRAPISIEGARTAAEAALGRPGPRPTAVVCDDDQLAAGAYKAARRLGLRVPEDISVTGVDDLALATAIDPELTTVRLDAELFGERGMRALLAVLKGEAPEAGDIPVHLVVRGSTAPPPA is encoded by the coding sequence ATGTCCGCTGTTCACCAGTCCAGACGAAAGAGCAGGCCCACGGTGGCACGAGGCAGCACCCGCCCCACCAGCCGGGACGTCGCGCAGGCCGCCGGTGTCTCCCAGGCCGCGGTCTCCCTGGTCCTGGGCGACAAGTGGCGCGGGCGCGTGTCGGAGACGACGGCGCAGCGCGTCCGCGAGGCGGCGCACGCCCTCGGCTACCGCCCGAACCTGGCCGCGCGCAATCTGCGCCTGGGCCGCACGCGCACGGTTCTCCTGGTCGTCCCGGCACTGACCACGGAGTTCTTCGCGGGCGTCTACACGGGCGCCACCCGGGTGGCCGCCGAGCACGGCTTCGGTGTCGTCCTCTACCCCTCGCCCGAGGGCATCGGCCCCGCCCGCGACCCCTTCGCCTCCGCGCAGGCCGCCCTGGACGGCGTCATCGCCTCCTCCATGGCCGCCGACGCCCTGACGGCCATCCGGGGGGACCAGCTCCCGCTGGTGATGCTGGACAGCGATCCGGACGGCAGTCTGGGCGCGGCCACCGTCAATCTGGACATCGCCGACGGCGTCCGGCAGGTCGCCGACCACCTGCTGGCCCAGGGCCACCGCCGCTTCCTGCACCTGGCCGCGGACGTGGCCTCGTGGACGTTCGAGGTCCGTGCCCGGGAGCTGGCGGCACGTCTGGCCGGCACCGAGCTCGGCACCGTCCGCGCCCCCATCTCCATCGAGGGCGCCCGCACGGCCGCGGAAGCCGCCCTGGGCCGCCCGGGCCCGCGCCCCACGGCCGTGGTCTGCGACGACGACCAGTTGGCGGCCGGCGCCTACAAGGCGGCCCGCCGTCTGGGCCTGCGCGTGCCCGAGGACATCTCCGTCACCGGCGTGGACGACCTGGCCCTGGCCACCGCGATCGACCCGGAGCTCACCACGGTCCGCCTGGACGCGGAGCTGTTCGGCGAGCGCGGCATGCGAGCCCTCCTGGCGGTCCTGAAGGGCGAGGCCCCCGAGGCCGGCGACATCCCGGTGCACCTGGTGGTACGAGGCTCCACGGCCCCGCCCCCGGCATGA